The nucleotide sequence TCTGAATCTCCATAGACAGACACTATGCGCCTCAGTTGAATATTTTAAATGTAAAGTGTGAATGAAAATGCGTCACAGATGTGACCGTTGCCGCGATAGACATTCGAAGAAAACGCGTGCTATTATGCTGTCAGCGGATAGCGGATCCTGTCAGAAGTGATCCTGTACGATTCATATGCAAGCCCATTTCTTAATCGACCTAGTTTGCTGTTTGTTGTGACTGGCGGCCAACTGTAAGCTCTATTTTAAGGCACATCACACGTCATTTTCCAGGCACATCACATGTCATACTTGATGGAGTGCTTGCAATGACAAATTGGCCAAGGCTTTGATacacgtgtgtttgtgataatgttttatagagcaatgtgtcattcattgatatgtgtgtgattgcgtgttaaataatgttatgttgtagtattttgattgtacagcgctttgagcagggttcaaccctggatacatgcgctatataaatatttatttttttatgcattAAGTTATTATTATATGCACACAGCTCTGCAAAGTAGCAAGTTTGCAGGAGAAATAAGGGCTGAAGTTAGCATGTGTCTGAAAGGTTTATTAAAGCTTTATTCTGATATGATCATATATCATTTCGCCGCAGTTATTGCTGCTACATGCAAATTGAATTAGCAAGGAAGTCTGTGTTATTCATAATCTCTCTGGGACCTCTTATTCATACCTGGGTTTAGACGACTAACACTCATTGCAGCTACTGACTTTCTCATATAACACTTGAATTGTGAGACATGATCATCAGAGCTAGCACTGACAAAGAGAAGAACACTTATATCGCTTGTTCggtcaacaacaataaacagtTAAAATGAAAGTCAACACATTGTCTTAAATTGTGACACTACATCTTAatacacatatatatgcatTCAAATTAACAAAGAGTTGTCCATTTGAACGAGATTTAGAACAGGCGCCATGTCTAACCTGTCGATGTCATGTGCAAGCTTAGTCATACTGTAATGTTATTTTTATACCCTTATTTGAGTATGCTCTTGGTAAGGCTCCATACGGCACAAGAATGTGTTATGTGCAAAACCATGTTTCACATCCAGTGAGCCTCACAGGCTAACACGAACCCCATGCGGCAATGAGAATCTAACCAGCATATTAAGATCGAAATATAACTTTAGGCATATGGTTAACCAACTGCTCATttaggtttgtttgtgtgtgtgctatttttGACGCCAGCAAATGTTGACACAGAGATATGGGGCTTCCCTGTTGTCTGATCGTCACTGACTTTTTTTGCCTGTTTGTTTATTGTCTGGCTTTGACGACCAGGTGACTGATTCACTCAAAAACCAGCACCGTTGGCAGTGCATCGCCGTTTTAACAGCCGGAGCAGACGTCATTTACACTTAACAGTCCAACACAGAATCAGTGAGTGTCACTAACTTTGCAAATGTGTGCATACATTCATGGGAATATAGCAGGTTCTTTGTGTGAAGCATTCCGCTATTATGACAACGATAAGGCACTTAAAAAACTGATAAATGAGCAGACGATTTTAAACATTCGTCTTCTCCGACCCGTCTTCAAACTTCACTCTACTCTTTAAATACCAGTGTTTCTTGTGCGACAAAACACAACCATGCTTCTTTGTGTTTGAAAGATTTCCGCCATTACGACAATCATGAAGTGCAAAGTAACAGAAGTGAGCAAACAACACGGAACACAGTAGTCTGCTACTCTTCTTCTAGTGTTGTACCGCTGATTTTCATTGGAGTACAGTATACGTTTCTGTGAAAACGAATGTTGCTGTTACTATGTACAACAATGAATCGTAAACATAAAACGTGAGCAGACGACACCAAAACGTCACGTCTTCTGCTGTTCTTCTTTCAGCCGCTTCCTGTCTTGCTTTTTACTTGGGCTCCTGTGCACCAAGACACAGAGATGGGACTCtagtaagttttgtgtgtttgcaaTAACCCGATGTGTGCTTTCGTATCATCACAAAAGCACAAGCCTTCGCGAATTCGATGTTACGCACAAATAGCAGGCTACCAGTTTTGAATCCCCGTTTCCGTGCAATCCTAGTTTCGCTTGTGCATGATCGATTAACATGACTCGAAGTTGTCAGTTGCTCAAGACAAGTAGCTCCACGGGGCATTTTCCTTTGTGCTTTTAACACTAACCTGTGTGttctatgtgtatgtgtgtgtgtgtgtgtgtgtgtgtgtggtgtgtgtgtgtgtgtggtgtgtgtgtgtgtgtggatattgTTTTCTAATATATATGTAGAAACGACCAATGCCTGCCGTTTGCCACTATTAATACACACCCGACGTGAGCTTTCGTATCCTCACAAAAAGCACAAGCGGCTTCGATGTTACGTAAAATTAGCAGGCTCTAGTTTTGAATCCCGGGTTTCCTTGCAATCCTAGTTTCGTGCGTGCATGTTCGATTAACATGCAGTTGTTGCTCAAGTAGCTCCACTGACGGGGCATTTTCCTTTGTGCTGTAACACTGAcctgtgtgttctgtgtgtgtgtgcctgtgtgtggttgtttcctAATATAGAATCGACCAATGCCTGCCGTTTGCCATTATTAATACACACATCACAAAAaaaactaattttcttcactaGACTTGAGACAGTCACATAAGGTGTTATTGTTAAGGGTAAAGTCTAATGTTGATGTTAACGTTACGACGATGAGGGAATCTGTTCTTTTCAAGTTGTTGTTTCGGAGTGTGTCTGTCCATTCGTGCGCAAGCTTAAATTGTCATAAAACTGCATGTGTGGAACGGTATTGCTATAGCTGCATACAACCTGTCTGCTCACCACTTCATACGAAGTGCAGCAGtcggtgtttctgtgtgtgttgactTGATCAATATTCGTTTCCATCACGAGGCCATAATTTATTCTCAAGTGTCTCGCAGTGCGAGTAGgctataattatatgttttttaaaatttgatTGGTTAATGTGCTTTGCGGCTAGACTCATACTCGCGTCATAGATGTGTTGGGCAAAGACTGAAGAAACGGcatgaagaagagagagagagagagagagagagagagagagagagagaggttaatAAAGTAAGTACATGCAACGCATTATGCTGTGTGTTATAATTTCAAGCACTGCAGTCCAGCCGAAAAAAAAGCCAAATTCATGATAGCAATTTATACAACTAAGTTCTCTCCTtatatttctctttctcttctgttATTTTCTGGTCAGCCCTCTGTTGCAACTGGCTTCCCTGCCTGGCGGAACTTTACCCCGACCTTTTTAAATCAGTGTAACTTTGACCCAGCGCTAAATTAAGCCGTTAGACTAGTGTAGCATTGCAGAGCACCGTACAGTGCATGCCACGCATAGGAGCTACACATTGTACATTgacttgtgtttgttttgtctctgagCGCGGTGGCATATTTTATTCTGCATACGTGGTTGCCCAACACCCCCGTCAAATTAGGCCTACATTCAGAACGATCAAATTGNNNNNNNNNNNNNNNNNNNNNNNNNNNNNNNNNNNNNNNNNNNNNNNNNNNNNNNNNNNNNNNNNNNNNNNNNNNNNNNNNNNNNNNNNNNNNNNNNNNNNNNNNNNNNNNNNNNNNNNNNNNNNNNNNNNNNNNNNNNNNNNNNNNNNNNNNNNNNNNNNNNNNNNNNNNNNNNNNNNNNNNNNNNNNNNNNNNNNNNNGaatagttgcgagtgcttgcgaatgtgtaccgatcattgcgaatgccttgcgagcgctacaaatacctttacgatgattaggaatggcttgcgaatactgaagaatatgcattccttgcgaatattaggagcatgttgctaatattcgcagcaagagacgaatggttaagaacatttacgaatgtcttgcgaccatgtcccgatcattgcgaattattggtgaattcggcacagtgtaagagcagtattacgaacaatgcgaattgcataatcgctttattcgtaaaatgtttgcaagcactcgcaacactcgcaaggccactcgcaacgttcgtaatacacccgcaagacattcgtatatggatttgtatgcattggcaatgatcggtaaggcttcaaattttcaatatttgttcctgtccattcgcctctttttttgccgaatacatgttcatattcgcaaggatattcggcacagtgtaagacagacATTAGTGAGTTAATTATTTCGTGTTTTGCACAAATTACATTATGTGACCGCGAGACCATTTCACTAAACATGCGAGTGGAGTGCATTTCACTCAGATCCGAAGTTACCTTCATTTTGATTTTGCAATATAAATGTCTTTATTACTGAGCGCTATTTGTGAAGTgaatggtgttgttgttgtggtagtTGTTGTTATATTAAGACTCTTCCAAAATGTACTTTTTGAAAACAGTATCAATACAATTTTGCAATGTCTGTAACTTCTCGCCTCTGATGAATTTAGAAAAGGCGTTGGATATGAATGGTATTAATGATGTCTCTCAGATGCTCACACCttaaacaaagaaaagacattCAGAAGTAGTGTATATTCTTGCTTTTTTTCTGCGAGCAGATTGAAATCCTGATCTACCTGCGGAAATGTAGGGTGGAACTTTCCAGCGTCAAAGTACTGACTCAGTACAATGCACAGCGCCATCTGTTGGAAACCAAGCTGAAGGCTGCCATTCAAAACAACGGGGAGAACGCGTTCAACCACTACGACAGGGTCAACATGCAGAACGTTTCCGTCAGCACAGTCGTCTCAAGCCAGGGTAAGGAAGCTtgatgatattttttttaaatagcacATCAGAAACTGAAGACTAGATCTAGACTAATTGCACTGTGTGGATGTAGTTTTAATTTGCTTAATCTGGTAAGTGAAAGGTTCAGACGATGGATTACAGAATTTGACGTTTAATAATCATATAGTTTTGACAACTTTTTGACCTTTACAATGAATATTTATTAATGTATAGGTGGTGAGTGGGACTACGTGATTTTGAGCACGGTACGGTCTTTGCCGGGCTACATGATTGAACCAAACCCAACGCACGGCTGGTGCATACAGAACCTTGGCTTCATCACTGACCGCAACCAGGTCAATGTTGCTCTCACAAGGGCTAGAAAAGGACTTTTCATTATCGGTAAGATATCAGTCGTAATTTATATTGTCGGCTTATACGAAGCGTATGTTGGTGCCTCAGCTGAAGAGCCTGCCCTTGTCAGCAGAGAGTATGAACTCATTCTATTCATATTAGTTCAAAATTATCTTCTATCATAGTTTTGCCAGCAAGGGCAATAATTTTAGTCTGTCCCAGTGAAGGAGAAATTACTCAAAGAACTAATatgtgtatgatgtgtgtgaACTATTTAAACTCTACCCTAATATATAATATTCCGTTACCTTACCCAAGTATTCTTCCTTTACCCTTGTATCAATAAGCCGGCCAGTGGTACGTACGATTCTGAATTATGTTTAGACAGATCATATAACAGTTATTAACCCATAGTCCCGTCAGAGATGTCAGAAAACAAGACCTGAATACAATAAGCTACATTCAGGAAGCGTTTCTTTGCCAGGTAATGCACAGTTGTTGAGGTGCGACGAAGTGTGGAAACATCTGCTGGAGAGATACGAGAGGATGGGTTGTTTGATCCAAGACGCCAGTACCTTCCCACCGCCACTACCCCCTCGTCCCAAAAAGGGCAGACGGGTGCAGAACAACGCTAGGGACGAGTGGCAAAACGTTGAAATCTCTCGCCCGAATTAGGAGGGAGGTTCCCAGCAGCCTAGTGCACCTTGAGACCTGCGCCGTCTCCTTGATCTTTCTGGCGAAAGCTGGAGAGAGACAGTGTTCTGTGGAATCGTCTTCTGGTTCTACTAAACAGTGCCTTCGTGTGAAGATTCGTGCTGTTAGGTGTGATCtgatgtatttttttcttcaaaagttcTTTTTCAATAGATGCTTTTTGATATTATTCCCGATGCATACATATTcactatgtttttgttttgttttgtgggtGTATACGGAGTAGAAGATTAAATGGTGTTTCAGCTGGATATTACTTGATATGGTGCTTATCACACACCCATTGTGATATTTGGCATTCGGTCCTTCTCATTCAAAGCATAGAATGTTTTCACTACTGCAACTGCAGTAGGGAGCGGCTTAAAATTTAACAGTTGCAAATTTGTTGATTATACTCtaatttgttttcctttcacgaTGGCTTGGGGCACAAGGTATTAAACTGCACTAAAAACACACCAGTGTCGGAAAAGTTTAGCAACTTACAAGTTGAAGTGTGCTCTATAACTGATGACAAACAGTCTGATTCCTTGAATTCCAAGCCGTAAACTCTGTTGTGATTACCTACTTTCTgctgtatttattttatttgtccACCACTTTTATGGCGGTAACTATAGTATGGAACTGATCGTTCTAGcatgtaattaacatttcctTGATTGTGAGGGAAATGTGATGTTCGGGTTTACTCTGCTCAGATCTGTTTGGGATCCTTGTCAATGAAAAGTCCATCAGGTTTCCACCGGCTGGGGAAATACGGGTACATTGTGGGGTAATTCTTGTAACTATTAGTTTGAGAATTGAATACATTCTGTTTATTTCATAATTTTTTAAAGTCATAAAATCTTCATTTATCTACTTAAATGTCATTTGTACAGTTTTTGTATTACACTCGATTTACTATTCAACACTGTTGGCAATACATTGTATGTACATTATTTATAATCTTTGATGATCAGATGCATGTATATAAACATGGTTCCACTCGTGATTTGCATTGTTGTAAAACTGCAATTCAAAATATGTTgatttttattgttgttaacgTGTGCTGTTATATGTAGAAACGGTATTAGAATGCAATACATATTTTGCAACGATGATGAATAGTGTTCTAGTCACAACAGTGTGTGATCATCGTGAACTAATGATCAGTATTCTGTTTTTCAGATTTCTGTCTTGTTTATATGAAAATACCCAAAGTTAAGCTCACAAGAACTTTTTTTAACCTTTGGACTTCTTGTGTTTAAAGGTATGTTTTCGTCGTCGATGTAGAttataattgtattttttaaaatacTTCTTCTTTAAGTTTTAGCCTAAAATGTATAAGTTGGTTGTATGTTCATATTTGTGTACTTAGAGCTAGTGGACATACTTCAGGCAACTCAAGTTATAGTGCATGTTCAATGCTATATATCCAGACACATCCACAATTCAAAGAAAAGGCAGATTTTGTCAGTAACAAGGATATGTTTGAGACGGCAATATTTCTCGGACAGGATTAGTGTGTCTTGAATAATTCTCATCGATCTCATAGTTATACACGTCTTGCACAATTGTCAAAAATATAAGCTTTGCAGCTCTCATAGTATGAAAATCGTGTGTGAATGGAGGGAGTGAAATTCGACCACACGTCAGTTTTGTACAGTTGTTGTCAAAAAGATTGGCTTTGCGCAGCTCTCATAGTATGAAAGTCACGTGTGTATGCAAagagtaaaacaagtcgcgtaaggcgaaaatacaacatttagtcaagtagctgtcgaactcacagaatgaaactgaacacaacgcaacgcagcaagaccgtagcatcgtcagtccactgctcacggcaaaggcagtgaaattgacaagaagagcggggtagtagttgcgctgagaatgatagcacgcttttctgtacctctcttcgttttaactttctgagcgtgtttttaatccaaacatatcatatctatatgtttttggaatcaggaaccgacagggaataaggtgaaagtgtttttaaattgatttcgacaaattaattttgataataatttttatatatttcattttcagagcttgtttttaatccgaatataacatatttatatgtttttggaatcagcaaatgatggagaataagatgaacgtaaatttggatcgttttataaaaaaaattcttttttacaattttcagatttttaatgaccaaagtcattaattaatttttaagccaccaagctgaaatgcaataccgaagtccgggcttcgtcgaagattacttgaccaaaatttcaaccaatttggttgaaaaatgagggcgtgacagtgccgcctcaactttcacgaaaagccggatatgacgtcatcaaagacatttatcaaaaaaatgaaaaacacgtctggggatatcatacccaggaactctcatgtcaaatttcataaagatcggtccagtagtttagtctgaatcgctctacacacacacacgcagacagacagacgcacacacacacacacacacacaccacgaccctcgtctcgattccccactctacgttaaaacatttagtcaaaacttgactaaatgtcaaaAAAATTGACCCACAACCATAATCTCTGAATTATTCCGGATTAACTTCCAGAGCATTTCGCGCTACATTCGCGCTAACAACCAACATCGGgacattaaaaacaagtcgcgtaaggcgaaaatacaatatttagtcaagtagctgccatttttcagcaagagcgtatactcgtagcatcgtcagtccaccgctcatggcaaaggcagtgaaattgacaagaagagcggggtagtagttgcgctaagaagtatagcacgcttttctgtacctctctttgttttaactttctgagcgtgtttttaatccaaacatatcatatctatatgtttttggaatcaggaaccgacaaggaataagatgaaagtgtttttaaattgatttcgacaatttaattttgataataattttatatatttaattttcagagcttgtttttaatccgaatataacatatttatatgtttttggaatcagcaaatgatggagaataagataaacgtaaatttggatcgttttataaatttttaatttttttacaattttccgatttttaatggccaaagtcattaattaatttttaagccaccacgctgaaatgcaataccgaagtccgggcttcgtcgaagattacttgaccaaaatttgaaccaatttggttgaaaaatgagggcgtgacagtgccgcctcaactttcacgaaaagccggatatgacgtcatcaaagacatttatccaaaaaatgaaaaaaacgttcggggatttcatacccaggaactctcatgtcaaatttcataaagatcggtccagtagtttagtcctgaatcgctctacacacacaccacacacacacacacacacacaca is from Littorina saxatilis isolate snail1 linkage group LG5, US_GU_Lsax_2.0, whole genome shotgun sequence and encodes:
- the LOC138967719 gene encoding uncharacterized protein, whose protein sequence is MKCKVTEIEILIYLRKCRVELSSVKVLTQYNAQRHLLETKLKAAIQNNGENAFNHYDRVNMQNVSVSTVVSSQGGEWDYVILSTVRSLPGYMIEPNPTHGWCIQNLGFITDRNQVNVALTRARKGLFIIGNAQLLRCDEVWKHLLERYERMGCLIQDASTFPPPLPPRPKKGRRVQNNARDEWQNVEISRPN